From Trueperaceae bacterium, the proteins below share one genomic window:
- a CDS encoding metalloregulator ArsR/SmtB family transcription factor, with protein sequence MAALPDALRLLGDPTRFKILGFLAAPDQGCCPSDQGVCACDIEAFLGLSQPTVSHHMKLLVDAGLVRAARRGRWVYYELEPNALREVAAALEELAAAAEAVPADAMA encoded by the coding sequence ATGGCCGCCCTGCCGGACGCGCTCAGGCTCCTCGGCGACCCCACGCGCTTCAAGATCCTGGGGTTCCTCGCGGCGCCCGACCAGGGCTGCTGCCCGAGCGACCAGGGCGTGTGCGCCTGCGACATCGAGGCGTTCCTCGGCCTCTCGCAGCCCACGGTGAGCCACCACATGAAGCTGCTCGTCGACGCGGGCTTGGTGCGCGCCGCACGACGCGGCCGCTGGGTCTACTACGAGCTCGAGCCCAACGCGCTGCGCGAGGTAGCGGCGGCGCTGGAAGAGCTGGCCGCGGCGGCCGAGGCGGTCCCCGCGGACGCTATGGC